The following are from one region of the Halodesulfurarchaeum sp. HSR-GB genome:
- a CDS encoding fumarylacetoacetate hydrolase family protein: MRTVRFRDRAGATRTGEWTNAGIEAAGQVYDPETVEVLPPAEPTKIIAIGLNYADHAAERDSDIPDRPLLFLKTPNTVASHGDTITLPADKERVDYEAEFGVVIGEQARNVSEADAWDVVAGFTAVNDVSNRDDQDREQNWIRGKAFDGAAPMGPVVADPEDVPADASIELRVNGEVKQSSSRAEFIFSVPELVAEITTYMTLEPGDVISTGTPAGVGPLSDGDHVAIEIEGVGTLEHDVAQG, encoded by the coding sequence ATGCGAACAGTTCGCTTTCGAGACCGGGCCGGGGCGACACGAACCGGCGAGTGGACGAATGCGGGTATCGAGGCCGCCGGGCAGGTCTACGATCCCGAGACTGTGGAGGTGCTCCCGCCGGCCGAGCCGACGAAGATCATCGCGATCGGATTGAATTACGCCGATCACGCCGCCGAACGCGATTCGGACATCCCCGATCGCCCGCTGCTCTTCCTCAAAACGCCGAACACCGTGGCAAGTCACGGTGATACCATCACCCTCCCGGCCGACAAAGAGCGAGTCGATTACGAGGCCGAGTTCGGGGTAGTGATTGGTGAGCAAGCCCGCAACGTGAGCGAGGCCGACGCCTGGGACGTGGTCGCGGGCTTTACGGCCGTCAACGACGTGTCGAATCGCGACGATCAGGACCGGGAGCAGAACTGGATACGGGGGAAGGCCTTCGACGGCGCAGCCCCGATGGGGCCGGTCGTCGCTGACCCCGAGGATGTACCCGCGGACGCGTCGATCGAACTTCGGGTCAACGGCGAGGTGAAACAATCCTCCTCCCGGGCCGAGTTCATCTTCTCCGTGCCCGAACTGGTCGCCGAGATCACGACTTACATGACCCTCGAACCGGGTGATGTCATCAGTACCGGAACACCGGCTGGAGTCGGCCCGCTCTCAGATGGTGATCACGTGGCAATCGAGATCGAAGGCGTTGGAACGCTCGAACACGACGTCGCCCAGGGCTGA
- a CDS encoding DUF5779 family protein: protein MSDFSLDLRNAEEELDISAAEEGDFGGRVVLGTLDGTTPDEEWLAEIEAGNVLFLAIEGDLNELASGFARDVKENGGSLTHFRRFLVVGPPGVQVDTERL, encoded by the coding sequence ATGAGCGACTTCAGCCTGGACCTCCGCAACGCCGAAGAAGAACTCGACATCTCGGCCGCCGAGGAGGGGGATTTCGGCGGTCGAGTCGTCCTGGGGACCCTCGACGGTACCACCCCCGACGAGGAGTGGCTGGCCGAAATCGAGGCGGGCAACGTCCTCTTCCTCGCCATCGAGGGGGATCTCAACGAACTCGCGTCCGGGTTCGCCCGGGACGTAAAGGAAAACGGCGGGTCGCTCACGCACTTCCGGCGGTTTCTGGTCGTGGGCCCACCCGGCGTGCAGGTCGACACCGAGCGACTCTGA
- a CDS encoding metal-dependent hydrolase gives MRLTWHGHSTWEVTVDETHLLIDPFFDNPHTALEPIDVRTPDYVLLTHGHADHIAHVPEFTQSTIVATPELAAYVADEYGIQDTIGMNLGGTVELGDAAVTMHRADHSNGIETDYASSGGMPAGFAISDATPTPEDAAECTTFYHAGDTALMTEMREVIGPYLDPDAAAVPIGDHYTMGPEQAAIAVDWLGVERAFPMHYDTFPAIEQDPADYERAVKKTGSSATVDVLDGDETVEI, from the coding sequence ATGCGTCTAACCTGGCACGGCCATTCGACCTGGGAAGTAACCGTCGACGAGACACACCTGTTGATCGACCCGTTCTTCGATAATCCCCACACCGCACTCGAACCGATCGACGTGCGCACTCCCGATTACGTGCTCCTCACGCACGGCCACGCCGACCATATCGCCCACGTCCCCGAGTTCACCCAGAGCACGATCGTCGCGACGCCGGAACTCGCTGCCTACGTGGCCGACGAATACGGGATCCAGGACACCATCGGGATGAACCTGGGTGGGACAGTCGAACTTGGTGATGCCGCCGTGACCATGCACCGGGCCGACCACTCGAACGGCATCGAGACCGATTACGCCAGCTCCGGCGGCATGCCGGCCGGGTTCGCCATCAGCGACGCGACGCCTACACCCGAAGACGCCGCGGAGTGTACGACCTTCTATCACGCCGGAGACACCGCGCTCATGACCGAGATGCGGGAGGTCATCGGGCCGTACCTGGACCCGGACGCGGCCGCAGTCCCGATCGGCGATCACTACACCATGGGCCCCGAGCAGGCCGCCATCGCGGTCGACTGGCTCGGGGTCGAGCGAGCCTTCCCGATGCACTATGACACCTTCCCCGCCATCGAACAGGACCCGGCGGATTACGAGCGAGCCGTGAAGAAAACGGGCAGTTCGGCGACCGTCGACGTTTTGGACGGCGACGAGACGGTCGAGATCTGA